The following proteins are encoded in a genomic region of Anomaloglossus baeobatrachus isolate aAnoBae1 chromosome 6, aAnoBae1.hap1, whole genome shotgun sequence:
- the LOC142243824 gene encoding uncharacterized protein LOC142243824, translating to MSYYNKEEFVRELLDLYKSLPCLWKIKSAEYSDRIKKQAAYAQLVELFKKHSGGEAVDAKLVKKKIQGLRTVYKKEANKVDKSKKSGAGTDQVYVSPLWYFNLLEFIRDQELPRRMESSYQPNQDLQTDIPIDDIPIDDNTSAVVDTDISQTDMVRPQLNENPTTSIEPIVEDNEAPAPSGEMRRTNFRKKKAAPVTSAEFYSLAYKLLSQPKSTPVDSFATFASDRLSKLDSTQREQAERLMFEVLRKAGRGELDDTDTICKMNQPHHSTSWIPRQPLRSTPKRMHPPSLNLDLPPQYLPPHYPIYSNESFLSQLSSPTRPEYATQYEEGN from the exons atgtctTATTACAACAAAGAAGAGTTTGTGCGTGAGCttctggatttgtataaatcactgccctgcttgtggaaaatcaaatccgcagaatattcggacagaataaaaaaacaagccgcctatgcccaactggtggagctttttaaaaaacacagtggaggcgaggcggtggatgccaaacttgtaaaaaagaaaatacaaggaTTGAGGACTGTTTACAAGAAGGAAGCTAATAAGGTGGACAAATCCAAAAAGTCTGGGGCCGGCACCGACCAGGTGTATGTTTCACCTTTGTGGTACTTTAATCTCCTTGAATTCataagggaccaggagctacctcgaaggatggaaagctcctaccaaccAAACCAGGACCTGCAAACAGACATCCcaatcgatgacatcccgatcgatgacaacacctccgctgttgtagat ACAGATATCagtcagacagatatggtgaggccacAATTGAACGAGAACCCCACCACGTCtatcgagcctattgtggaggataatgaggcacctgcgccctctggtgaaatgcggcgaacaaatttccgcaaaaagaaggctgcccctgtgacatccgctgaattttattctttAGCATACAAACTACTATCCCAGCCAAAAAGCACTCCAGTTGATAGCTTTGCGACATTTGCATCAGACAGACTCAGCAAACTGGATTCCACACAGAGAgagcaagcagagagactaatgtttgaagtcctgagaaaggcaggccgaggagaacttgatgacactgacactatatgtaagatgaaccagccccatcattcaacttcatggattcctcgccagcccctgcgaagtacaccaaagaggatgcatccaccaagcttgaaccttgacctccccccacagtatctccccccacattatcccatttattcaaatgaatcatttttatcccaactgtcgtctcccacccggccagaatatgccacccaatatgaagagggcaactaa